A region of Gemmobacter sp. 24YEA27 DNA encodes the following proteins:
- a CDS encoding winged helix-turn-helix domain-containing protein: protein MARPTAVPRNFATLQSLQVARGTTRRDSLYAALVALINEGMFSSGDALPSTRQLAEQLSLSRNTVISAYRRLVLDGLASSEERSVFRVSEMVRPGKCRRRVVPGPCRLSRIRESQASRDRSALCRASIRIRTGVALNIRSSMVSATPRHSRPQTGALFCGT, encoded by the coding sequence ATGGCCAGACCCACTGCGGTCCCCCGCAACTTTGCGACGCTCCAAAGCCTGCAGGTCGCGCGTGGCACCACCAGACGCGACAGCCTCTATGCCGCTCTTGTAGCGCTGATCAATGAGGGCATGTTTTCTTCTGGCGACGCGCTGCCTTCGACGCGCCAGCTGGCAGAGCAGCTTTCGCTTTCGCGCAATACGGTTATATCCGCCTATCGACGGCTTGTGCTCGACGGTCTGGCCAGCAGCGAAGAGCGGTCTGTCTTTCGGGTCAGCGAGATGGTGCGCCCCGGCAAATGCCGAAGGCGGGTGGTCCCGGGGCCTTGCCGCCTGAGCCGGATAAGGGAAAGCCAGGCCTCCCGGGATCGGTCAGCTCTCTGCCGCGCATCCATAAGGATAAGAACTGGCGTAGCGCTGAATATCCGTTCATCTATGGTCAGTGCGACCCCGCGACATTCCCGACCGCAAACTGGCGCTCTGTTCTGCGGGACCTGA
- a CDS encoding aminotransferase class I/II-fold pyridoxal phosphate-dependent enzyme encodes MLPQQGLWAQDDEILITGGAQNALFMITRLLASGGQKAVVEDPGYTDMTSILRMNGAEVAFVPVDQEGLITEAIPAGSDLIYCTPSGSFPRLSACLCAAAKR; translated from the coding sequence ATCCTCCCGCAACAGGGGCTCTGGGCGCAGGATGATGAGATCCTGATCACCGGCGGGGCGCAGAATGCGCTCTTTATGATCACCCGTCTGCTGGCCTCTGGCGGGCAAAAGGCGGTGGTCGAGGATCCGGGCTATACCGATATGACCTCGATCCTGCGGATGAACGGGGCCGAAGTTGCCTTTGTGCCGGTCGATCAGGAAGGCCTGATCACCGAAGCCATCCCGGCCGGCAGCGATCTGATCTACTGCACCCCGAGCGGCAGTTTCCCACGTCTGTCCGCATGTCTTTGCGCCGCCGCGAAGCGCTGA
- a CDS encoding PLP-dependent aminotransferase family protein yields the protein MSLRRREALIERATREGFYVIEDGYDSELPFQGNILPCLRAMAPGERMIHVGSFSKTLAPGLRAGYVVASREIIAELRLLRRLIMRNPSTYIQAAIGRFIRSGYYNAHLQKLRSTYHGRYKALTTTLRHLLPDAGFLPVRGGTSVWLTLPEGIRAAPLYENLLARGVFVENGDAFFVAPPERSCLRLGYSSIRAQLIPRGIEIIAEEVSALRK from the coding sequence ATGTCTTTGCGCCGCCGCGAAGCGCTGATCGAACGGGCCACGCGCGAAGGCTTTTACGTGATCGAGGATGGCTACGATTCAGAACTGCCGTTCCAGGGCAATATCCTGCCCTGCCTGCGGGCCATGGCTCCGGGCGAACGGATGATTCATGTCGGCAGTTTCTCCAAGACGCTGGCCCCAGGGCTGCGGGCGGGCTATGTGGTTGCCTCGCGTGAGATCATTGCCGAATTGCGGCTTTTGCGCCGGCTGATCATGCGCAATCCCTCTACCTATATTCAGGCGGCGATCGGAAGGTTTATCCGCAGCGGCTATTACAATGCCCATCTGCAGAAACTGCGCAGCACCTATCACGGCCGCTATAAGGCGCTGACCACAACCCTGCGCCATCTGCTGCCGGATGCAGGGTTCCTGCCGGTGCGGGGCGGCACCTCTGTCTGGCTGACGCTGCCCGAGGGAATCCGCGCGGCGCCGCTCTATGAAAACCTGCTGGCCCGGGGTGTCTTTGTCGAGAACGGAGATGCCTTCTTCGTGGCGCCGCCCGAACGTTCCTGTCTGCGGCTCGGCTACTCCTCGATCAGGGCGCAGCTCATCCCGCGGGGGATAGAAATCATCGCCGAAGAGGTCAGCGCCCTGCGCAAATAA